The genomic interval GGCCGGTGACAGCCGCCCGGCCTCCGGCGCCTGCCACGAGATCAACCACGCCTTCGACCTGCTCTTCCCGCAGCGGGCCGCCAGCCACGGCGAGCAGTGCGGGCTCGGCGCGGCGTTCGCCATGCATCTGCGCGGCGCCGTCCAGGAGTCCGTACGTATGACCCAGGTGCTGCGGCGCCACGGGCTGCCGGTCACCGCCGAGGACATGGGCTTCGACGTGGACGAGTTCGTACGGGTGGTGGCGTTCGCACCGAAGACCCGGCCGGGCCGGTACACGATCCTGGAACACCTGAACCTGTCCGAGGACGGCATCAGGGACGCGTACGCCGAGTACGTCAGGAGCGCCGCGGTCTGAGGGGCCGGGCCCGGTTTGACCGGCTGTGCCGGGCCCCGTAACCTTGACCGTCGGCGTTTGTTCGCCACACCTCTGAGCACCGACCTCCCGCTCGTACGGGAGAGGCCGCTCGTCCACTCCGGATCGTCATGGGTCTCCGGACCCGTGTGAGCGGCTGGCATCAGAGGTTTCCGCTTCGAGTGAGAGTGAGATCCGCGTGTACGCCATCGTGCGCAGCGGTGGTCGCCAGCACAAGGTTGCTGTCGGCGACATCGTTGAGGTTGACAAGATTTCCACTGCCAAGGTTGGCGACACGGTAGAGCTCTCTACCCTGCTCGTTGTCGACGGCGACGCCGTGACCAGCGACCCGTGGGTGCTCGACGGCATCAAGGTCCAGGCCGAGGTCGTGGACCACCACAAGGGCGCGAAGATCGACATCCTTCGCTACAAGAACAAGACCGGCTACCGCCGTCGCCAGGGTCACCGCCAGCAGTACACGGCGATCAAGGTCACCGGTATTCCCGCGGCTGCGAAGTAAGGGACTGAGAACACATGGCACACAAGAAGGGCGCATCGTCCACCCGGAACGGGCGCGATTCCAATGCTCAGCGGCTCGGCGTGAAGCGCTTCGGCGGCCAGGCCGTCAACGCCGGTGAGATCCTGGTCCGCCAGCGCGGCACCCACTTCCACCCGGGCACGGGCGTCGGCCGTGGCGGCGACGACACGCTGTTCGCCCTCGCCGCCGGTGCGGTCGAGTTCGGCACGCACCGTGGCCGCAAGGTCGTGAACATCGTTCCGATCGCCGGCTGAATTCCCGGCGCTCGTAGAGCGGTATGACGTGGAGGCGGACCTCACTTCCCGAGAAGGGAAGTGGGTCCGCCTTTCGCGTGTTGCCCCTACGGGGGCGAGCGAAGTCTTTCCGCAGGTATGCAACTGGAGGTTCCACCCATGACCACCTTCGTGGACCGCGTCGAACTGCATGTCGCCGCGGGTAACGGAGGCCACGGCTGTGCCTCCGTTCACCGTGAGAAGTTCAAGCCGCTCGGCGGCCCGGACGGCGGCAACGGCGGTCGCGGCGGTGATGTGACCCTGGTCGTCGACCAGTCCGTCACCACGCTCCTCGACTACCACCACCATCCCCACCGCAAGGCCACCAACGGCCAGCCCGGCGGCGGCGACCACCGCACCGGCAAGGAGGGCCAGGACCTGGTCCTGCCCGTCCCGGACGGCACCGTCGTCCTCGACCGCCAGGGCAATGTGCTCGCCGACCTCGTCGGCCAGGGCACCGCCTTCGTCGCGGGCCAGGGCGGCCGCGGCGGCCTCGGCAACGCCGCGCTGGCCTCCGCCCGCCGCAAGGCCCCCGGCTTCGCGCTGCTCGGCGAGCCCGGCGAGGCCCGCGACATCGTCCTGGAGCTGAAGACCGTCGCCGACGTGGCCCTCGTGGGCTACCCGAGCGCCGGCAAGTCCTCGCTGATCTCGGTCCTCTCGGCGGCGAAGCCGAAGATCGCGGACTACCCCTTCACCACCCTCGTCCCGAACCTGGGCGTGGTCACCGCCGGCGAGACCGTCTACACCATCGCCGACGTCCCGGGCCTGATCCCGGGCGCCAGCCAGGGCAAGGGCCTCGGCCTGGAGTTCCTGCGCCACGTCGAGCGCTGCTCGGTGCTCGTCCACGTACTGGACACGGCGACGCTGGAGTCCGACCGGGACCCGGTCTCCGACCTCGACATGATCGAGGAGGAGCTGAAGCTGTACGGCGGTCTCGAGGACCGGCCCCGCATCGTCGTCCTCAACAAGATCGACATCCCGGACGGCCAGGACCTCGCGGACATGATCCGCCCCGATCTGGAGGCGCGCGGCTACCGCGTCTTCGAGGCGTCCGCCGTCGCCAGGACCGGGCTCAAGGAGCTGTCGTTCGCCCTCGCCGGCATCATCGCCGAGGCGCGCGCCGCCAAGCCGGTCGAGGAGGCCACCCGCATCGTCATCCGGCCCAAGGCCGTGGACGACGCCGGGTTCACCGTCACCCTGGAGGAGGACGGTATCTACCGGGTGCGCGGCGAGAAGCCGGAGCGCTGGGTGCGCCAGACCGACTTCAACAACGACGAGGCCGTCGGCTACCTCGCGGACCGGCTCGCCCGGCTCGGTGTCGAGGACCAGCTGCGCAAGGCCGGCGCCCGGGCGGGCGACGGCGTGGCGATCGGCGCCGAGGACAACGCGGTCGTCTTCGACTGGGAGCCGACCGTGACCGCCGGTGCGGAGATGCTCGGCCGCCGCGGCGAGGACCACCGCCTGGAGGAGTCGCGTCCGGCCGCCCAGCGCCGCCGCGACCGCGAGGCGGAGCGCGACGAGGTCGCCGAGGAGTACCGGGGCTTCGACCCGTTCTCGTAGAGCACGGCGTTCTCGTAGAGCACGACAACGACTGCGGGCCCGGCCCCTTCCTGATGACGGAAGGGACCGGGCCCGCAGTCGTTGTCGTGACGGACCTCAGACCTGGGTCAGCGCCTCGGCGGGGGAGGGGGCCGGGGTGCGCTCCGCGAGCGGGACCACCGGCAGCAGGGTCTCCTCGCCCAGGAACACCTTGCGCACCACGCGCTCGGCGGCCCGGCCGTCGTCGTAGTCGCAGAAGCGCTCCCGGAAGGCCGCGCGCAGCGCCGCCGCCTTTTCGTCGCACCACTCCTTCGAGCCCAGGATCTCGGTCAGCCGCTCCTGGGTCGTCGCGACGGCGCCCGGGGGCTCGGCCATCAGGTCGAAGTAGGTGCCGCGCACCACCCGGTAGGTCTCCCAGTCGTCCGCGTGGATGACGATCGGCCGGTCCAGGTTGGCGTAGTCGAACATCGCCGAGGAATAGTCGGTGATGAGGGCGTCGGCGGCGAGGTAGAGCTGTTCGACGTCGCCGTGGGCGGAGACGTCGATGATCCGGCCGCCGGCCTGGAGCTCGGCGAGCCGGCCGGTGGGCTTGTAGAAGTAGTGCCCGCGCACCAGCAGGGTGACGTCCGGGCCCAGGTCCTCGGCCAGCTTCGACAGGTCGAGCCGGGGCGCGAACGACTTCTCGTACTCGCGGTGCGTCGGCATGTACAGGAAGGCGGTCGCGCCGTCCGCGAGGCCGAGCTCCCGCCGGGCCGCCACGACGTCCGCGGCGGTGGCGTTGACCAGCACGTCGTTG from Streptomyces drozdowiczii carries:
- the rplU gene encoding 50S ribosomal protein L21 gives rise to the protein MYAIVRSGGRQHKVAVGDIVEVDKISTAKVGDTVELSTLLVVDGDAVTSDPWVLDGIKVQAEVVDHHKGAKIDILRYKNKTGYRRRQGHRQQYTAIKVTGIPAAAK
- the obgE gene encoding GTPase ObgE translates to MTTFVDRVELHVAAGNGGHGCASVHREKFKPLGGPDGGNGGRGGDVTLVVDQSVTTLLDYHHHPHRKATNGQPGGGDHRTGKEGQDLVLPVPDGTVVLDRQGNVLADLVGQGTAFVAGQGGRGGLGNAALASARRKAPGFALLGEPGEARDIVLELKTVADVALVGYPSAGKSSLISVLSAAKPKIADYPFTTLVPNLGVVTAGETVYTIADVPGLIPGASQGKGLGLEFLRHVERCSVLVHVLDTATLESDRDPVSDLDMIEEELKLYGGLEDRPRIVVLNKIDIPDGQDLADMIRPDLEARGYRVFEASAVARTGLKELSFALAGIIAEARAAKPVEEATRIVIRPKAVDDAGFTVTLEEDGIYRVRGEKPERWVRQTDFNNDEAVGYLADRLARLGVEDQLRKAGARAGDGVAIGAEDNAVVFDWEPTVTAGAEMLGRRGEDHRLEESRPAAQRRRDREAERDEVAEEYRGFDPFS
- the rpmA gene encoding 50S ribosomal protein L27, with amino-acid sequence MAHKKGASSTRNGRDSNAQRLGVKRFGGQAVNAGEILVRQRGTHFHPGTGVGRGGDDTLFALAAGAVEFGTHRGRKVVNIVPIAG